One window of Kosakonia cowanii JCM 10956 = DSM 18146 genomic DNA carries:
- the cas6e gene encoding type I-E CRISPR-associated protein Cas6/Cse3/CasE, with translation MSELFASALHLDRAAVKALRMTDPYSLHRVVYSLFTDLRSEAEKQRDTPSGIVFADQGGDRHGRKVLIVSNRLPVERVEGQYGTVISKPIATSFLNYPRYRFNVQINPVRKDKQSGKRVAVKGRADIAQWFLQRAPQSWGFDVDPQTLQVDAIEVLQFPDKAGREVTLGKAYIQGQLTVTDPQRFQTSFKNGIGKGRAFGCGLLQIVPIIDNPFA, from the coding sequence ATGAGTGAATTATTCGCCAGCGCTTTACACCTCGATCGCGCTGCGGTGAAGGCGCTCAGGATGACGGATCCCTATTCACTGCACCGGGTCGTCTACAGCCTTTTTACGGATCTCCGCAGCGAAGCTGAAAAGCAGCGTGATACCCCAAGCGGTATCGTCTTTGCGGATCAGGGCGGTGATCGCCATGGTCGCAAAGTGCTGATTGTTTCGAACCGCTTGCCGGTGGAGAGGGTTGAGGGGCAGTACGGCACGGTGATCAGTAAGCCGATTGCAACGTCGTTTCTCAACTACCCACGTTACCGTTTTAACGTGCAGATCAATCCTGTGCGTAAGGACAAGCAGAGCGGAAAACGCGTGGCGGTAAAAGGCCGCGCCGATATCGCCCAGTGGTTTTTACAGCGCGCACCCCAAAGCTGGGGATTTGACGTCGATCCGCAAACCCTGCAGGTCGATGCCATTGAGGTGCTGCAATTCCCGGACAAGGCCGGCCGCGAGGTGACGCTTGGTAAAGCGTATATCCAGGGGCAGCTCACCGTGACCGATCCGCAGCGGTTTCAGACCAGCTTTAAGAACGGTATCGGTAAAGGAAGAGCGTTTGGCTGCGGCCTGCTGCAAATCGTACCGATCATCGACAACCCGTTTGCCTGA
- the casB gene encoding type I-E CRISPR-associated protein Cse2/CasB: protein MDQHANTTMAEKAQTFSRAERFVSYVIERINKDKGFAARLKRADNPATEYQSWELLAEFGVDLEKEWQRLPWCAVGAALARAQPKANGTLALGTAIAACYDEGNQSEQAKTRLRRLLACTSTTEASRILRPLLALMTSRGVTPNFSQLLEQLLWFSGNGQDRIRARWAQDFYRRADDMSPEMTDE from the coding sequence ATGGATCAGCACGCGAATACCACCATGGCAGAAAAGGCACAGACGTTTTCCCGCGCCGAACGCTTTGTCAGCTACGTGATTGAACGCATCAATAAAGATAAAGGCTTTGCTGCGCGGCTCAAACGCGCCGACAACCCGGCCACGGAGTATCAAAGCTGGGAACTGCTGGCCGAATTTGGCGTCGACCTTGAAAAAGAGTGGCAGCGTCTGCCGTGGTGTGCCGTCGGTGCCGCGCTGGCGAGAGCCCAGCCTAAGGCCAATGGAACACTCGCGCTGGGCACGGCGATCGCCGCTTGTTATGACGAGGGCAATCAGTCAGAACAGGCCAAAACTCGTTTGCGTCGCCTGCTGGCCTGCACCAGCACGACAGAAGCGAGTCGTATTTTACGCCCATTACTGGCGCTGATGACCAGCCGCGGCGTGACGCCGAATTTCAGCCAGCTACTGGAACAACTGCTGTGGTTTTCCGGTAACGGGCAGGATCGCATCCGCGCACGCTGGGCACAGGATTTTTATCGTCGCGCCGATGACATGAGCCCGGAGATGACTGATGAGTGA